The Bradyrhizobium sp. WBAH42 genome includes a window with the following:
- the uvrC gene encoding excinuclease ABC subunit UvrC: MVHDSSDNPNDRARKPPQAAASEAPPERLAAPDVDPAAAGGDDEDDALLPDILEESGAVGEGPLATGHEAIERAVRLAPTSPGVYRMLNANADVLYVGKAKNVKKRLSSYARQSAPLPARILRMIAATVTVEIVSTTTETEALLLEANLIKQLRPRFNVQLRDDKSFPYILITGDHWAPQILKHRGAQTRPGRYFGPFASAGAVNRTITALQRAFLIRSCTDSFFESRTRPCLLHQIRRCAGPCTREIDFGGYSTLVREASDFLSGKSHAVKQELAGEMEKASNELEFERAALYRDRLAALSAIQSQQGINPRTVEEADVFAIHQEGGFSCVEVFFFRTGQNWGNRAYFPRAEKSFTPEEVLGSFLAQFYDDKPPPKNILLSHEIEESELLANALSIKAGHKVEVTAPKRGEKKELVAHALTNAREALGRKLADTATQSRLLEAMAATLSLPYVPKRIEVYDNSHIQGTNAVGAMIVAGPDGFVKNQYRKFNIKSEGITPGDDFAMMREVLERRFKRLINPPEDAATKAKDDDFPQWPDLVIIDGGRGQLNAVREIFANLGLTQVSLMSVAKGPDRDAGRETLFMPEREAIKLEPRDPVLYFIQRLRDEAHRFVIGSHRKLRKKDIREAGLQEIPGIGPSRKRALLHHFGTLKEIERASIADLGKVPGVSAESARRIFEYFHPQPG, encoded by the coding sequence ATGGTTCACGATTCCTCCGACAATCCGAACGACCGCGCGCGCAAGCCGCCGCAGGCTGCTGCGAGCGAGGCCCCGCCCGAGCGGCTGGCCGCGCCGGACGTCGATCCCGCGGCGGCAGGCGGCGACGACGAGGACGATGCGCTGCTGCCGGACATCCTGGAAGAGAGCGGCGCCGTCGGCGAAGGCCCGCTCGCGACCGGTCACGAGGCGATCGAGCGCGCGGTCCGCCTCGCGCCGACCTCGCCCGGCGTCTATCGCATGCTCAATGCGAACGCCGACGTGCTCTATGTCGGCAAGGCCAAGAACGTCAAAAAGCGCCTGTCCAGTTATGCGCGCCAGAGTGCGCCACTGCCGGCCCGCATCCTGCGCATGATCGCGGCCACCGTCACCGTGGAGATCGTCTCGACCACGACCGAGACCGAGGCGCTGCTGCTGGAAGCCAACCTCATCAAGCAGCTGCGGCCGCGCTTCAACGTGCAGCTGCGCGACGACAAATCGTTTCCCTACATCCTGATCACCGGCGACCATTGGGCGCCGCAGATCCTCAAGCATCGCGGTGCGCAGACCCGGCCCGGACGCTATTTCGGCCCGTTCGCCTCTGCCGGCGCGGTCAACCGCACCATCACGGCGCTGCAGCGGGCGTTCCTGATCCGCTCCTGCACCGATTCCTTCTTCGAGAGCCGCACCCGGCCCTGCCTGCTCCACCAGATCCGCCGCTGCGCCGGACCCTGCACCCGCGAGATCGATTTCGGCGGCTATTCAACGCTGGTGCGCGAGGCGAGCGACTTCCTATCCGGCAAGAGCCATGCGGTGAAGCAGGAGCTCGCCGGCGAGATGGAGAAGGCCTCGAACGAGCTCGAATTCGAGCGCGCCGCACTCTACCGCGACCGCCTCGCCGCGCTGTCGGCGATCCAGTCGCAGCAGGGCATCAACCCACGCACGGTGGAGGAAGCCGACGTGTTCGCCATCCACCAGGAGGGCGGCTTCTCCTGCGTCGAGGTGTTCTTCTTCCGCACCGGACAGAACTGGGGCAACCGCGCCTATTTTCCGCGCGCGGAGAAGAGCTTTACGCCCGAGGAAGTGCTGGGGTCCTTCCTGGCCCAGTTCTACGACGACAAGCCGCCGCCGAAGAACATCCTGCTCTCGCACGAGATCGAGGAGAGCGAGCTGCTCGCCAATGCGCTGTCGATCAAGGCCGGCCACAAGGTCGAGGTCACCGCGCCCAAGCGCGGCGAGAAGAAGGAGCTGGTCGCCCACGCACTGACCAATGCGCGCGAGGCGCTCGGCCGCAAGCTCGCGGACACGGCGACGCAAAGCCGCCTGCTCGAGGCCATGGCCGCGACGCTGAGCCTGCCGTACGTGCCCAAGCGCATCGAGGTCTACGACAACAGCCACATCCAGGGCACCAACGCGGTCGGTGCCATGATCGTCGCGGGCCCTGACGGCTTCGTGAAGAACCAGTACCGCAAGTTCAACATCAAGTCGGAAGGGATCACGCCCGGCGACGACTTCGCCATGATGCGCGAGGTGCTGGAGCGCCGCTTCAAGCGCCTGATCAACCCGCCCGAGGACGCCGCCACCAAGGCCAAGGACGACGATTTCCCGCAATGGCCCGACCTCGTCATCATCGACGGCGGCCGCGGCCAGCTCAACGCGGTGCGCGAGATCTTCGCCAATCTCGGCCTCACCCAGGTGTCGCTGATGTCGGTGGCCAAGGGGCCGGACCGGGATGCCGGCCGCGAGACCCTGTTCATGCCGGAACGCGAGGCGATCAAGCTGGAGCCGCGCGATCCCGTGCTCTATTTCATCCAGCGCCTGCGCGACGAGGCCCACCGTTTCGTCATCGGCTCGCACCGCAAGCTGCGCAAGAAGGACATCCGCGAGGCCGGCTTGCAGGAGATTCCGGGCATCGGCCCGTCACGCAAACGTGCCTTGCTGCATCATTTCGGCACCCTGAAAGAGATCGAGCGGGCCTCGATCGCCGATCTCGGCAAGGTTCCCGGGGTCAGCGCCGAGAGCGCCCGCAGGATTTTCGAGTATTTCCATCCCCAGCCGGGGTGA
- the moaD gene encoding molybdopterin converting factor subunit 1 — MKVKYFAWVRERVGKAEETIEPPASVRTVEELIAWLSGQSEAYAHAFEKPKVIRAAIDRAHVKQDAAIAGAREVAFFPPMTGG, encoded by the coding sequence ATGAAGGTGAAGTATTTCGCCTGGGTGCGCGAGCGCGTCGGCAAGGCCGAAGAGACGATCGAGCCGCCCGCGAGCGTGCGCACCGTCGAGGAGCTGATCGCCTGGCTCTCCGGCCAAAGCGAGGCTTATGCGCATGCGTTCGAGAAGCCGAAGGTGATCCGCGCCGCGATCGACCGCGCTCACGTCAAGCAGGACGCCGCCATTGCAGGCGCCCGCGAGGTCGCGTTCTTCCCGCCCATGACCGGCGGCTAG
- the pgsA gene encoding CDP-diacylglycerol--glycerol-3-phosphate 3-phosphatidyltransferase, which produces MNIATTRGTTSRAMSLPNILTYGRIAAIPVVVGCIYAQSILDQPLWLRWLAVAIFIAAGVTDYLDGYYARIWNQQSAFGRMLDPIADKLLVASCLLMLAADGIIHGWSLWAAIVILCREILVSGLREYLAALRVSVPVTKLAKWKTTVQLVAIGFLLAGPAGDEVVPVVSMIGLALLWASAILTMYTGYDYFRAGIHHLIKEDEG; this is translated from the coding sequence ATGAACATCGCCACGACACGAGGGACCACCAGCCGCGCGATGTCCCTCCCCAACATCCTGACCTACGGCCGGATCGCCGCGATCCCGGTCGTGGTCGGATGCATCTATGCGCAGTCGATTCTGGATCAGCCGCTCTGGCTGCGCTGGCTCGCGGTCGCCATTTTCATCGCCGCAGGGGTGACCGATTACCTCGACGGCTATTACGCGCGGATCTGGAATCAGCAATCGGCATTCGGCCGCATGCTCGATCCGATCGCCGACAAGCTGCTGGTCGCCTCCTGCCTGTTGATGCTCGCCGCGGACGGCATCATTCACGGCTGGTCGCTATGGGCCGCGATCGTGATCCTGTGCCGCGAGATCCTGGTCTCGGGCCTGCGCGAGTATCTGGCTGCGCTCCGCGTCAGCGTGCCCGTGACCAAGCTTGCGAAATGGAAGACCACGGTCCAGCTGGTAGCGATCGGGTTCCTGCTCGCGGGACCGGCCGGCGACGAGGTCGTGCCTGTGGTCTCGATGATTGGCCTCGCACTGCTGTGGGCCTCGGCGATCCTCACCATGTACACCGGTTACGACTATTTCCGCGCCGGCATCCATCACCTCATCAAGGAGGACGAGGGATGA
- a CDS encoding molybdenum cofactor biosynthesis protein MoaE yields the protein MTCPVTIRIQEDDFDIAREISVLTGSRTDIGAVVSFSGICRADEDSANVAALTLEHYPGMAEEEIRRHADEAISRWPLNGVTVIHRVGRFMPGQNIVLVVTASQHRQAAFQAAEFLMDYLKTSAPFWKKEESATGTGWVEAHARDDEAAARWTKS from the coding sequence ATGACCTGCCCCGTCACCATCCGTATCCAGGAAGACGATTTCGACATCGCGCGCGAGATCTCGGTTCTGACCGGCAGCCGGACCGATATCGGCGCTGTCGTGAGCTTCTCCGGGATCTGCCGCGCCGACGAGGACAGCGCCAACGTCGCGGCGCTGACGCTCGAACATTATCCCGGCATGGCGGAGGAAGAGATCAGGCGCCATGCCGACGAGGCCATTTCGCGCTGGCCGCTCAACGGCGTCACGGTGATCCACCGCGTCGGCCGCTTCATGCCGGGCCAGAACATCGTGCTGGTCGTGACCGCCTCGCAGCACCGGCAGGCGGCGTTCCAGGCGGCCGAGTTCCTGATGGACTATCTCAAGACCAGCGCGCCGTTCTGGAAGAAGGAAGAGAGCGCCACCGGCACCGGCTGGGTCGAGGCCCATGCCCGTGACGACGAAGCCGCCGCACGCTGGACGAAATCCTGA